In Rhineura floridana isolate rRhiFlo1 chromosome 6, rRhiFlo1.hap2, whole genome shotgun sequence, one genomic interval encodes:
- the LOC133386951 gene encoding waprin-Phi1-like, whose product MEIKNCGEKPGVCPAPLLKKLHAPLMCGSACTEDADCGGRQKCCESGCGGHVCRMPPQEKPGKCPRKQRVKPSGEEATYDTCAHDWECKGGEKCCFSGTSMRCIDVHQGTRAGSSGPEAPAPSVS is encoded by the exons atggagataaagaactgtggag AGAAGCCCGGGGTTTGCCCAGCCCCACTGCTGAAGAAGCTGCATGCCCCTCTCATGTGTGGCTCAGCCTGCACGGAGGATGCTGACTGCGGAGGGCGGCAGAAGTGTTGCGAGTCGGGCTGTGGTGGCCACGTGTGTAGGATGCCTCCTCAAG agaaacctgggaagtgccCCCGGAAGCAACGGGTGAAGCCATCCGGAGAAGAGGCGACGTATGACACCTGTGCCCACGACTGGGAGTGCAAAGGGGGGGAGAAGTGCTGCTTCTCGGGCACCTCCATGAGATGCATCGATGTGCACCAAGGCACCAGGGCAGGAAGCAGCGGGCCAG AGGCCCCTGCTCCCAGCGTCTCATAA
- the CDK5RAP1 gene encoding mitochondrial tRNA methylthiotransferase CDK5RAP1: MQPLRSNVLGSLWLCRQRPLCWTLQSALRAWASTCGLDSKALRRETTFKGGLQDFHAKLAAGPSLQHFLQEAAPVQETPQVPTKAAEYPAPYFGPSTLADARRKVYLETYGCQMNVSDTEIAWTILQRSGYLRTSTLEEADVILLVTCSVREKAEQTIWKRLCHLTALKSKRPRSQAPLRIGILGCMAERLKEKILDREKLVDVVAGPDAYRDLPRLLAVAETGQQAANVLLSLDETYADVVPVHTSANAKSAFVSIMRGCDNMCSYCIVPFTRGRERSRPVASILQEVQVLSDQGVKEVTLLGQNVNSYRDTSEVHFLSATPTHLSRGFSTIYKPKQGGLRFADLLDCVSAIDPEMRIRFTSPHPKDFPDEVFQLMQERHNICKQLHLPVQSGSSRVLQAMKRGYTREAYLELVRHIRDSLPGVTLSSDFIAGFCGETEADHQQTLSLIREVGYHIAFIFAYSMREKTRAFHRLQDDVPPEVKQRRLNELQTVFRAEASQANAAAVGHVQVVLVEGPSKRSTLELCGRNDGNIKVIFPDVETDDGTGLGSAVRVQPGDYVLVKISSASSQTLKGIPLCRTTLKESAAFADAPFGVAE; encoded by the exons ATGCAGCCTTTACGCAGCAACGTTTTGGGAAGTCTTTGGTTGTGCCGCCAGAGGCCTCTGTGCTGGACCCTGCAGTCGGCCCTCCGCGCTTGGGCATCCACCTGTGGCCTGGATTCTAAGGCGCTCAGAAGGGAAACAACGTTCAAGGGAGGCCTACAAGATTTTCATGCTAAGTTAGCAGCGGGGCCGTCTTTGCAGCATTTTCTACAAGAAGCAGCTCCTGTGCAGGAAACTCCACAGGTGCCAACTAAAGCAGCGGAGTACCCAGCGCCCTATTTTGGCCCCAGCACCTTGGCAGATGCCCGCAGGAAAG TATACCTGGAGACCTATGGCTGTCAAATGAATGTCAGTGATACAGAGATTGCCTGGACCATCCTTCAGAGGAGTGGCTATCTGAGGACCAGCACACTGGAGGAG GCTGACGTGATCCTTCTTGTCACATGTTCAGTCAG GGAGAAGGCCGAGCAGACCATCTGGAAACGCCTGTGCCACCTCACGGCTCTGAAATCGAAGCGGCCTCGGTCTCAGGCACCCCTGCGGATTGGGATTTTGG GCTGCATGGCCGAGAGGCTGAAGGAGAAGATCTTGGACCGGGAGAAGCTAGTAGATGTTGTGGCAGGCCCAGATGCTTACCGTGACCTTCCCCGGCTCCTGGCAGTGGCCGAAACTGGCCAGCAAGCTGCCAATGTCCTGCTCTCCCTGGATGAAACTTATGCAGACGTTGTGCCAGTACATACGAGTGCCAATGCTAAGTCGGCATTTGT GTCCATCATGCGCGGCTGTGACAACATGTGCAGCTACTGCATTGTACCGTTCACCCGCGGCCGTGAGCGGAGCCGGCCTGTTGCCTCCATCCTCCAGGAAGTGCAGGTGCTCTCGGACCAG GGTGTGAAAGAGGTGACCCTCTTGGGCCAGAATGTCAATAGCTACCGGGATACCTCTGAAGTCCATTTCCTCTCAGCAACACCAACTCACCTGAGCCGCGGATTCAGCACCATCTACAAACCCAAACAGGGCGGGTTGCGCTTTGCAGACCTCCTTGACTGTGTGTCTGCGATTGACCCGGAAATGAGGATCCGCTTCACCTCCCCGCACCCCAAGGACTTCCCAGATGag GTCTTCCAGCTCATGCAGGAGAGGCACAACATCTGCAAACAGCTGCACCTCCCAGTCCAAAGCGGCAGCAGTCGTGTTCTGCAGGCTATGAAGAGAGG GTATACACGGGAAGCTTACTTGGAGCTTGTACGCCACATCCGGGACTCTTTGCCAG GCGTGACCCTCAGCAGCGACTTCATTGCCGGCTTCTGTGGGGAGACGGAGGCAGACCACCAGCAGACACTGTCCCTCATTCGCGAGGTCGGCTACCACATTGCCTTCATCTTTGCTTACAGCATGCGGGAG AAAACCCGGGCATTTCACCGCCTGCAAGATGACGTCCCGCCTGAAGTGAAGCAGAGGCGCCTCAATGAGCTGCAGACCGTCTTCCGGGCGGAGGCATCCCAGGCCAACGCAGCCGCCGTGGGTCACGTGCAAGTTGTCTTGGTAGAGGGC CCCAGCAAACGTTCGACCTTGGAGCTGTGTGGCAGGAATGACGGCAACATCAAAGTGATCTTCCCTGATGTGGAGACAGATGATGGCACCGGCTTGGGATCCGCAGTCCGAGTCCAGCCAGGCGATTACGTCCTGGTGAAG ATCTCCTCTGCCAGTTCCCAGACTCTGAAGGGCATCCCACTCTGCCGAACCACGCTGAAAGAATCTGCGGCGTTTGCTGATGCTCCCTTTGGAGTAGCAGAGTGA